A section of the Xiphias gladius isolate SHS-SW01 ecotype Sanya breed wild chromosome 10, ASM1685928v1, whole genome shotgun sequence genome encodes:
- the LOC120795730 gene encoding calpain-1 catalytic subunit-like, translated as MPTPGVCLNIINARHKKDGYGTITNPEKFLNQDFQQLKQYCLIRRVRYIDEMFPPDRNSIGKEILRSSDQAKVVWLRPAKIVANPSFVVDGVSRFDFGQGMVGNCWFLASIGALTFQNYIFEQVVPLEQKFDEDYCGLFHFRFWRFGRWVDVVIDDKLPTIDGRLIFVHSKDPTEFWPALLEKAYAKVCGSYSDMNAGTPAEALVDFTGGVHISIQLSDPPPNLWEFMYRAGQSRSLMGCGTPQGETSDNTILPNGLVQGHAYTVTGVKQMMSQGQPVNLVRLWNPWGKKEWNGDWSDQSPLWQTVSPQDREWCLSVGDDGEFWMTLQDFCKFYIDLDICCLCPDFLDGSSTCHWKTSFYEGRWVAGTTAGGCMNNRESFWTNPQYRVRIEKLSSECSQEQAGKNMLVSLMQKPDKRNRRLVQNLHIGFVVFEVTDEYKAERGKFPPSFFRTHAPVAQTKTYMNAREVMEFLMLKPGEYLIVPSTFNPNETASFILTILSKAETHVHENSGGHNNNHMEVEEPKPVDKGVDDENKRNFFRQYSDKYEEVDAEQLQTILNDKILKGDLKSGGFSIDACRSMVALMDTSITGKLNGEEFVRLWKKVITYKDIFFRTDVSQTGTLSLSELRNAIMATGKRTSDDMLNLMALRYGATSGNITLESFIGLVLRFECMNQIFSQLSDGPTVTLHKSEWMYLSMYT; from the exons ATGCCTACCCCGGGTGTGTGTCTGAACATCATCAATGCACGCCATAAGAAAGATGGTTACGGGACCATCACCAACCCTGAGAAGTTCCTCAACCAAGACttccagcagctgaaacagTACTGTCTCATCCGACGGGTAAGGTACATTGATGAGATGTTCCCCCCGGACAGGAACTCCATCGGCAAGGAGATACTGAGGTCTTCTGACCAAGCCAAAGTTGTGTGGCTGAGACCAGCG AAAATTGTTGCCAATCCATCTTTTGTTGTTGACGGGGTCTCCAGATTTGACTTTGGTCAAGGCATGGTTG GAAACTGTTGGTTTCTTGCGTCTATTGGAGCTCTGACATTCCAGAATTACATCTTTGAGCAAGTTGTTCCTCTTGAGCAAAAATTTGATGAGGACTACTGCGGACTGTTCCACTTCAGG TTCTGGAGGTTTGGAAGATGGGTGGATGTTGTCATTGATGACAAACTACCAACAATTGACGGCAGACTAATCTTCGTCCACTCCAAAGACCCAACTGAATTCTGGCCTGCTTTGCTGGAGAAAGCCTATGCCAA GGTGTGTGGTTCCTACTCAGACATGAATGCTGGAACTCCTGCTGAGGCTTTGGTGGACTTCACTGGTGGTGTCCACATAAGCATCCAGCTGTCAGATCCTCCTCCAAATCTGTGGGAGTTCATGTACAGAGCTGGCCAATCCAGGTCCCTAATGGGTTGTGGTACACCTCAGGGG GAGACATCTGACAACACCATACTACCAAATGGATTGGTCCAAGGCCATGCCTATACTGTCACGGGTGTGAAACAG ATGATGAGCCAAGGGCAACCCGTAAACCTGGTGCGTCTGTGGAACCCTTGGGGCAAAAAAGAGTGGAATGGAGACTGGAGTGATCA GTCGCCTTTGTGGCAAACCGTGAGTCCTCAAGATCGTGAGTGGTGCCTGTCTGTGGGCGATGATGGGGAGTTTTG GATGACCCTGCAAGACTTCTGTAAGTTCTACATTGATCTTGACATCTGCTGCCTCTGCCCTGACTTCCTTGATGGAAGCTCCACTTGCCATTGGAAGACCTCCTTCTATGAGGGCAGATGGGTTGCAGGAACCACTGCTGGAGGATGCATGAATAACAGAG AGAGCTTCTGGACTAATCCACAGTATCGGGTCAGGATTGAAAAGTTATCCAGTGAATGTTCTCAGGAACAGGCTGGAAAAAACATGCTGGTGTCTCTCATGCAAAAGCCTGACAAGAGGAACAGACGCCTGGTCCAAAATCTCCACATTGGATTCGTGGTATTTGAG GTGACTGACGAG TACAAGGCAGAGAGGGGGAAGTTCCCGCCCTCTTTCTTCAGAACCCATGCACCTGTTGCCCAAACTAAAACCTACATGAATGCACGTGAGGTGATGGAGTTCCTTATGCTAAAGCCTGGTGAATACCTGATTGTGCCGTCCACCTTCAATCCCAATGAGACAGCCTCCTTCATCCTGACCATTCTGTCCAAGGCAGAGACCCACGTCCA TGAGAACTCTGGTGGCCATAACAACAACCACATGGAAGTAGAAGAG CCCAAACCAGTTGACAAGGGAGTGGATGACGAAAATAAGAGAAACTTTTTCCGTCAATACTCTGACAAG TATGAAGAAGTGGATGCTGAGCAGCTCCAGACGATTCTAAATGACAAAATCCTGAAAG gagacTTGAAATCTGGAGGCTTCAGCATTGATGCCTGTCGCAGCATGGTTGCTTTGATGGAT ACATCTATCACAGGCAAACTGAATGGTGAGGAATTTGTGCGACTGTGGAAGAAGGTCATCACATACAAG GACATTTTCTTCCGCACTGATGTTTCACAGACAGGAACGCTGTCCCTGAGTGAACTGAGGAATGCAATCATGGCAACAG GAAAGAGGACCAGCGATGACATGCTGAATTTGATGGCTCTGCGCTACGGTGCCACCTCTGGAAACATAACACTGGAGAGCTTCATTGGTCTGGTCCTTCGCTTTGAATGCATGAACC AAATCTTCAGCCAGTTGTCTGATGGACCGACTGTGACTCTTCACAAATCAGAG TGGATGTACCTTTCAATGTACACTTAa